From Mustelus asterias chromosome 5, sMusAst1.hap1.1, whole genome shotgun sequence, a single genomic window includes:
- the lnc.lemp gene encoding mitoregulin, which produces MAEVSERTLQLAVVLSFTSGVIIGWQANILRRRFLDWRKRRLQSKLVETQKKLDLA; this is translated from the coding sequence ATGGCCGAGGTGTCCGAGAGGACGCTGCAACTGGCGGTGGTTCTGTCCTTCACCTCGGGGGTGATTATCGGCTGGCAGGCCAACATCCTGCGGCGGAGGTTCCTGGACTGGCGGAAGAGGAGGCTGCAGTCGAAGCTGGTGGAGACGCAGAAGAAGCTGGACTTGGCTTAG